A region of Methanomicrobium sp. W14 DNA encodes the following proteins:
- a CDS encoding ammonium transporter encodes MVFEADSLMINSAFVLICTAMVILMTPGVGFFYGGLVRKKNLISMVMLSFVSLALVTVQWVVLGYSLSFGHDIGGIIGGLDYFMLQGVGMNGEPVPDMLFMIFQLAFAAITLAIVTSAVAERIKLSSFIIFGLLWTTFIYDPLVHWVWGGGWMQALGVVDFAGGIVVHIGAGFAALALALVIGARLGFGENSLEPHNIPLTLLGGALLWFGWFGFNAGSALGINETAINAFVVTNISAASGALSWMAVSWVKSKPSSLGMISGAIAGLGAITPAAGFVGPVSAMCIGAVAGALCYEALLFRMRHSLDESLDAWAIHGVGGLWGTIAIGIFAVPVIGGVSGLFAGGNTQMVLQVAGALSAVLFAFCGTFVISKFVDTIFGLRVTEDEEYVGLDISQHGETMN; translated from the coding sequence ATGGTTTTTGAAGCAGACTCTTTAATGATAAATTCAGCTTTTGTCCTAATCTGTACGGCAATGGTTATACTTATGACGCCTGGTGTGGGATTTTTCTATGGGGGGCTTGTCAGAAAGAAGAACCTCATATCAATGGTTATGCTCTCTTTTGTTTCACTGGCACTTGTTACCGTGCAGTGGGTTGTTCTTGGGTACAGCCTTTCTTTTGGCCATGATATCGGCGGCATTATAGGCGGCCTGGATTATTTTATGCTCCAGGGAGTCGGAATGAATGGTGAACCCGTCCCTGATATGCTTTTTATGATATTCCAGCTTGCTTTTGCTGCTATTACTCTTGCGATAGTAACCTCTGCTGTTGCAGAAAGGATAAAATTAAGTTCATTCATAATATTCGGACTGTTATGGACAACTTTTATTTATGACCCGCTTGTTCACTGGGTATGGGGCGGTGGCTGGATGCAGGCACTGGGTGTTGTTGACTTCGCCGGTGGTATTGTTGTCCATATAGGTGCTGGTTTTGCCGCACTTGCACTGGCACTTGTTATCGGAGCAAGGCTTGGATTCGGAGAAAACAGCCTGGAACCGCATAATATTCCGTTGACTCTTCTCGGAGGAGCACTTCTGTGGTTTGGCTGGTTCGGCTTTAATGCAGGCAGTGCACTTGGAATAAATGAAACTGCAATAAATGCATTTGTCGTAACGAACATTTCGGCGGCTTCCGGAGCTCTTTCGTGGATGGCAGTCTCGTGGGTTAAGAGCAAGCCAAGTTCACTTGGTATGATTTCGGGTGCGATTGCAGGACTTGGTGCAATAACACCTGCAGCTGGTTTTGTAGGCCCGGTCTCTGCAATGTGTATCGGTGCAGTCGCAGGAGCCCTGTGCTACGAGGCACTTTTATTTCGTATGAGACACAGTCTTGACGAATCGCTGGATGCATGGGCGATACACGGGGTCGGTGGTCTCTGGGGGACAATTGCAATTGGCATATTTGCAGTGCCTGTAATCGGTGGTGTAAGCGGACTTTTTGCGGGAGGAAATACCCAGATGGTCCTGCAGGTTGCAGGAGCGCTTTCTGCCGTGTTATTTGCCTTTTGCGGTACATTTGTTATTTCAAAATTTGTGGATACAATCTTTGGCCTTAGAGTTACAGAGGATGAAGAATATGTCGGACTTGATATCTCACAACACGGAGAGACTATGAATTAA
- a CDS encoding HEAT repeat domain-containing protein gives MNECKKILRKLKNENWKVRSEAVDQIGSISSPEQAVELISIVENEKWFVLESVAGGLSLITDRSVLKAIDESLKNHRWFIPQGVRALLKAGYYPDVSAVAGALSDSDPVIRRYAADALGLIGDIRAVSFLTDCVEDNDSGVRTRIILALGKLSESETKPSGAVLNALSDESSDVRKTAAFVIGKMNLKEVPEELTRLLDDKNKYVRRSASDAVERISVRK, from the coding sequence ATGAATGAATGCAAAAAAATACTCCGGAAACTGAAAAATGAAAACTGGAAAGTGCGTAGCGAAGCGGTTGATCAAATCGGGTCTATATCCAGTCCTGAACAGGCTGTGGAACTGATATCCATTGTTGAAAATGAGAAATGGTTTGTCCTGGAGTCTGTTGCCGGCGGTCTTTCTCTTATTACCGACAGGTCAGTTTTAAAGGCAATAGATGAATCACTGAAAAATCACAGGTGGTTTATTCCGCAGGGTGTGCGCGCCCTTTTGAAGGCTGGATATTATCCTGATGTTTCTGCTGTTGCCGGTGCCCTCTCTGATTCCGATCCTGTGATAAGACGGTACGCGGCAGATGCCCTTGGGCTTATCGGGGATATCAGGGCTGTTTCCTTCCTTACTGATTGCGTGGAGGACAATGACTCTGGGGTAAGGACAAGGATAATTCTTGCTCTTGGAAAACTTTCCGAATCTGAAACGAAACCTTCAGGTGCAGTTTTAAATGCACTGTCTGATGAGTCTTCTGATGTCAGAAAAACGGCGGCATTTGTTATCGGCAAAATGAACCTGAAAGAGGTTCCTGAAGAACTTACGAGACTTCTTGACGATAAAAACAAGTATGTCAGAAGGTCTGCATCTGATGCAGTCGAGCGTATATCTGTCAGAAAATAA
- a CDS encoding TIGR01458 family HAD-type hydrolase has translation MSGISGVLFDLDGVFYVRDNLIKGALEAVEVLTEAKIPFRCLSNTTRKSSASVAEKLESLGFSIPGSHIITPAVAASEMLSSQGVRKCFFMITGNVSDDFLSKGIVHDEENPEAVVAGDAGDNFNYGSLNKAFRLLNRGIPFYALEKDKYWMDSDGLSLSAGPFVKGLEYASGVEAVLVGKPSPDYFNAALASMEKKPEDVMMIGDDINTDVGGSQNAGMKGVLVKTGKFSGDRFLKSGVTPDGIIDSVADLPKFLGIE, from the coding sequence ATGAGCGGGATATCAGGAGTACTTTTTGATCTTGACGGGGTCTTTTATGTGCGGGACAATTTGATAAAAGGAGCCTTAGAGGCCGTTGAAGTGTTGACTGAAGCAAAAATCCCCTTCAGGTGTCTTTCAAATACGACAAGAAAGTCTTCCGCGTCAGTTGCTGAAAAACTGGAAAGTTTAGGATTTTCAATTCCCGGTTCACACATAATTACTCCTGCTGTTGCCGCATCCGAAATGCTTTCCTCCCAAGGTGTCAGAAAATGCTTTTTTATGATAACAGGTAATGTATCAGACGATTTTTTGTCAAAAGGAATTGTTCACGATGAAGAGAACCCTGAAGCCGTTGTTGCAGGTGATGCCGGCGACAACTTTAACTATGGGTCATTAAATAAGGCTTTCAGACTTCTTAACCGTGGTATTCCGTTTTATGCCCTAGAAAAAGACAAATACTGGATGGATTCTGACGGCCTTTCATTATCGGCCGGCCCGTTCGTGAAAGGACTTGAATACGCTTCAGGGGTAGAGGCTGTTCTTGTCGGAAAACCTTCGCCTGATTACTTTAATGCGGCACTTGCTTCAATGGAAAAAAAACCTGAAGATGTCATGATGATAGGAGATGACATCAACACTGATGTCGGGGGATCACAGAATGCCGGTATGAAGGGAGTTCTTGTAAAAACAGGAAAATTCAGCGGGGACAGATTTTTAAAATCAGGTGTAACCCCTGACGGTATAATAGATTCTGTTGCAGATCTTCCAAAATTTCTTGGAATTGAGTGA
- a CDS encoding FHA domain-containing protein: MSDEENRGTLFIENDDDFLNELSEYLDVLSNPVRLKILKYIEKEPHDVREISYEVGVSYENTKKHIQKLHLAGIIRKETGVSSRKSKGIHPVWKYSIMPGGIEAVFRNLQVFSEINLAPDNAFIGERIQNLKKRLSDDVSGDTPLLFIVGGPDDGKAYPLDKPVMRIGRSDGNSTYVPKDGDVVFPDFYGAVSRISKPHCTLYDEGGSWYIEDKSSTGGTYINGELIEKEIRHRINDGDIIELSTGARSGKIVVSYPEE, translated from the coding sequence ATGTCTGATGAGGAGAACCGCGGTACACTGTTTATCGAAAATGATGATGATTTTTTAAACGAATTATCAGAATACCTTGACGTATTGTCAAATCCGGTAAGGCTGAAAATACTGAAATATATAGAAAAAGAGCCGCATGATGTCAGGGAAATTTCTTATGAAGTAGGAGTAAGCTATGAAAATACGAAAAAGCATATCCAGAAGCTTCACCTTGCAGGTATAATACGAAAAGAAACCGGTGTCAGCAGCAGAAAATCAAAAGGAATTCATCCTGTATGGAAATATTCAATCATGCCCGGAGGTATTGAAGCCGTATTCAGAAATCTCCAGGTATTCAGTGAGATAAACCTGGCTCCTGACAATGCGTTTATAGGAGAAAGGATACAGAATTTAAAAAAACGCCTCTCCGATGACGTTTCCGGTGATACTCCCCTTTTATTCATTGTAGGAGGTCCTGATGACGGTAAAGCGTATCCTCTGGATAAACCTGTTATGAGAATAGGTCGTTCTGACGGGAATTCCACTTATGTTCCGAAAGACGGGGATGTCGTGTTCCCTGATTTTTACGGGGCGGTTTCGAGAATTTCAAAGCCCCACTGCACTCTTTATGATGAAGGCGGGAGCTGGTATATTGAAGATAAAAGCAGTACTGGTGGTACTTACATAAACGGTGAGCTTATTGAAAAAGAAATCCGGCACAGAATAAACGACGGGGATATAATAGAGCTGTCCACTGGTGCAAGGTCAGGAAAAATTGTTGTTTCATACCCTGAAGAATAA